The window atactatactaaCTGCTGATACTATATGaccaaaataattaagaattgcATTGCTAGAAGAgttgaaaaataaagtctagcAGTGAGCTCAAAAATACGAGAACGTAATATATGATAAAAGTGTTTCAAACGTATGAAAAGGATAAACCATGTGCAAATAGTATTGGAACATTATCTGTCAATGTGgcaaaaacaatcaacaaattTCAAGGGGATTAAAAGCACACATTCTAAAAGATATTAGAAATATGAGGAAATACTTTTACAAAATTTAAGCAATACTAAACAAGCCATAAagtctaaaaatacttttttaaattgccaaattcaaatatatgaaaattaaaaacctgtttaaaaagataccattaaagagtaaaatactgatttttagaaaagaaacactATTTACTAcatacatgaaaaacaaaaattatctgcCACATAATtacaattaatattaaaataataaatcagattttctcatatcagaatgggaaaaatatacaataattcATCTAATGCTGAAGGTATGAAGAAACTGGTATTTTGCTACACCATTGGGAATATTAACTGGTGAAGCCTTATGGGGGTTCAACTTGGcagtatatataaacattttaaatgcatataccTTTTGACCTAATTAATTCTATTTGTAGGACTCTACatacaaagataaacagaaaaggatgctgtatttataatggaaaaaatctgaaaacaaatggGCACCAAATTTgtaaatttcacaaaaatatggtatatctatactatggaatatttttatttttttttaaattgttttatagtttttatttatttatttatttatttatttatttattttttatttatgatagtcacagagagagagagagagagaggcagagacacaggccgagggagaagcaggctccatgcaccgggagcctgatgtgggattcgatcccgggtctccaggatcgcaccctgggccaaaggcaggcgccaaaccgctgcgccacccagggatcccctatactatggaatatttttaaaccattaaagCAAATTAAGGAGATCAGCACATATTCATATTgaacattaatatatataatatatataactaaataaaGCAATATATCAAATATCCTAGTCACATAAACATGTGCACTTATATATATCTATGTTGGTATATAAGTATGTACAGCAAAGTCTGGAAAGATACAAGACTCATAAAGCATATTTACCTCTGGGATACAGAATGGGTATAGTTAAAAGAGGGGAAAGTAGAGTACAAAAGATGACTCCCACATTTATTCTACATACTTTATGTAAAAGGGTgggtgaggcacctgggtgcctcagtggttgagcatctgcctttggctcgggtcgtggtcctggggacctgggatggaatcctgcatcaggttccccgcagggaccctgcttccccctctgcctatatctcttctctctctgtgtctcccatgaataaataaaatatttttaaataaataaataataaataaatatttacatgagCATATATCACTTGACATGAGCAAGTATtactttaataattaataaataataaatgatcaCCTTAAAATTTTGTGAAGTTAGGGCTTTAGTGttaataatgcatttttatgcttttggggGTTTCTTGTTCTTAATGCATGTCTTCAATTTTAGGGAAGGTTTTTAACTCAGATATTTGCTGTAATTTAACAAAACATTAAGCATCTAAACTGTGATCTCTAACATCATTTCCCTGAATGGGGCTTCCTTAGAAAAATGACTGGTTTTAGGCCTAAGGCAAGAAATATACACGATGACCCTGAAACATCTTACAACATCAGAAAACAAAGAAGCTATCAAAAACTTCTAGAATGAGGTACACAAAGAGCCATTATGAATAAAACTTTACTGGCTATACATGGGACAATTTGTACATCAGTAAGGATAATAATTGCAAtagcataaaacataaaatatgcttAAATTCAAGAGTTCATAATGATTCTAAGATAATTAAACAAGCCCACTGGTTGTCTTTGGCACATGCTTGGGAACCAGTtctttgcctttctctatctCAGGATAACCAAATAATTAATTATAGAAAGTTTTTCCTTTATAGAAGGATTCCAGCTAACAAGTAAATGATAGGATTAGATTATCATTTTTCAACCTCATTGAATCAATGGGTCAAGGTGATGATTGTCAGGGGATACTGATATCACAAAAGGAAACAGCCAATATGTacttgttggtggaaatgcacaACACTTGCCTTCTGATAGCAagtatttcctcaaataaattgaAGGCTTATAGAAATACAGCTGACAGAGCAACATGTTAAACAATACCACAGAGATGTGATTAGCAAAATGCAGACTCTGGGACACACTATGGGATAAATGATCTGGTTTcttcaaccaaaacaaaacaaaaaatttcaaggggaaaaaaagatgcagGTAGTTGTACCCAAAGATACCAAAAGAAACTCAATTTGTCATCTAATTTGAATGTATAATCCTTACTTGGATCACAATTCAAATaaacaactataaaataataacagaggtgataaaacaataggaaaaatccAAAAACTAGTTATTTGATTGGATGAATTAGGGAGTTGTTCATTTGTCTTAAGGTGATAATGGTATTATATGCATTTTAAGTCATTAACATTTGGAGATGTAtacagaaatatttgtaaattaaatgatACACATAAGGGAACTTACGGGGGATACagaaattatacctcaattaaaacaATAACTAGAAATGAGGGAAAGTGTGTAGGGATGTAGATGAAATAACATTGATCACTCATTGATAATTAAGCTAATAAATCAGATTCATTAAACtattctctttactttggttaatGTTGAAAAATTACAATAGACAAAAAAGCTCTAGCAGTACAACTTAAAGTATAGACTTATCTGATGTGGCCCACAACACTGGGTACATAGCATGTCTTAGATGAATACTTACAAATTCATTAAAAGATTGCCATAAGACTTTTCAGTTATTGAGAAAAACTCATGCAACTTGCCAAACATATTTTATTATCCCACTAAAGTTATTCATTAGAACAAAAATGATCACAAAGTTGTTCCAAAGAATAGGTcgtttatttgattaaaaatatttgcatacataatttttttatgaaaCAGGGTGCTGTCATCAAAATGTAGATGCTCATTAAGAATCTatcaaataggggatccctgggtggcgcagcggtttggcgcctgcctttggcccagggcgtgatcctggagccccgggatcgaatcccacgtcgggctcccggtgcatggagcctgcttctccctctgcctgtgtctctgcctctctctctctctgtgactatcataaataaaaaaaaaaaaaaaaaaaaattaaaaaaaaaaaaaaaaagaatctatcaaATAGATTATTCTATGTCTAATTCAATAGCAGAAGTGTTCCTTAATTTATTTGCCCTAAATTAAGATGAGCAGCTAACTCTGAGGTCTTTAGCCCAAGAAGGAGTAGGTGAGGAGTAGCTTGCTTTCTCAGCTGCAGAATGCCTCTGGAAAGGATGAAGAACGTGCTGGAGAAGATGAACCTGCCAAACAATTGAAGAGCATAGATAAAGGAAACAAGTACAGAAAGCCCTTCAAGACTCTTAATTTTCTAAATTCCCAGAATGACaaggttaaatttaaatttctttaaaaatgtttaaacatggggacgcctgggtggctcagcaattgagcatctgcctttggctcagggtgtgatcctgggatcctggctggagtactgcatcgggcttcctgtagggagcctgtttctccctctgcctatgtctctgcctctctctgtctctctctctctgtctctcatgaataaataaataaaccatttctttaaagtttaaacattttatgttttattaaaatctcaacaataggggatccctgggtggctcagcggtttggtgcctgccttcggcccagggcgtgatccttggagacccgggatcgagtcccacgtcaggcccccatggggcctgcctctccctctgcctgtgtctctgcctctttctgtgtgtgtttctcatgaataaataaataaaatctttaaaaaaagaaatttcaacaaTAGTTGTTActaacgaactaggggtggtggaaggggaggagggcgggggggtgggggtgaatgggtgatgggcactaaggggggcacttgatgggatgagcactgggtgttattctgtatgttggcaaattgaacatcaataaaaaataaatttattttaaaaaaatttctatcatTCCATAGAAAGTTACTTTAAGTACTAGTTTTGTGCTAAAACAGGAGAGCAAATACATACTCTGTCACAAAGACTACATATATATGTCCCAATAATTCTGAAGTTCTTTTACAGCATTGagaattataattttctaaaatatttacaaaaacaaaagaatgtcCATGGTATGCAGTCCTTCCAAATCAAGGGCATGCATTCCAATTCAaatgtttcctcatttgcaattTGATCCATCAAAGAACATATCTCTTCCAACAATAATTCTAGGATCAAAATGAATATTGTcatccagctataaaataagtcatgagaatgtaatgtacagcatggtgactatacaTAGTCAAATATGTAtagcatatttgaaagttgctaagaaagcaGATCTTAAAACAActcatgacaagaaaaaaaatttgtaaccaTGTGTAGTGATGggtattaactagacttattgtggtcatagtttcacaatatatacaaatactgaatcatcatgtcatacacctgaaagtaatataatgttttatatcaagtatactgcaattaaaatatactttttggtGGTTTTGTCATTTCCTTGGATATTAATAGAGGAGTGCGTGGTTCTTATAGAAAAAGATCCATGATTATCTATACTAAGAAAGTATCAAGATATCCATTAGAGGGTAGTACtgtattactaattttttaaataggaagccTCAACATCATCAATATGCTCTTCCTAGAGTCCCTCTACACTTCCCCCAGGTGCTTTCTACATATTCTTTTATTGAATTCGTTTTATACCCATCTAATCTCACTTACTAGCTAAAAATTTCCCtgaatacatttttatacttCTTCATAGCACCTCATATAGAATCTCAAGAATTGTTTGATGCAGGCAGGTAAATTCAAGTTGTGTAAAGGGTTACCTGTATAGAGgtttaacaaaatctttttccttccctgcatGAAAATTTAACCCTTAAATAACTTTCCAGGTTCCTTCCCCTAGTCACTTGATAAAGTAATATGACAatgatatagatacagatatacagatatatagatactGACAGAAATCACCATAACATTGCTTATGACCAGAAGGCAGCATCTGGATGGGAGAACTGTAAATACCTGGCATACTGCTTCAGGCTTTCTTTATCTAGTGTGGTGACCTGGTACAAGGCAGATCTCTTGGGGAACTGGAAACTAGGCCTATGGAGTTGTTACAAGAGATACTGGTTGCTATGGAgcatgagcttttttttttttttttaaagatttatttatttatttatgatagacatagtgagtgagagagagagagagagagaagcagagacacaggaggagggagaagcaggctccatgcagggagcccgatgtgggactcgatcccgcgactccaggatcgcgccctgggccaaaggcaggcgccaaaccgcagagccacccagggatcccgggagcaTGAGCTGTTAAGCCAGAGCTGCCCCCGCATCTTCCCAGTGTGGACCTCATCTCTGCACACCTGAGCTTCCACAGGGCTGCCAGCAAGAACCATTACAAGAACTCCTGtaaacaaggagcctgatattGCCTTGCTAGTgagccaggattttttttaagtgagccaGTTCTGTCCTCTTTCTGAGTTGAGTGGGGCCAAGAGCAACCTGTTAGTCTTAGGAATCTGAATGTTCACTTGAACCTAGGAAGACACCTCCCCACCAAAGGTGGGAACTGCACCTTTACTCAAATATaatttggagaaagagaagaatacaAGGAACAAaaagtaaggaaggaaggagaaataaaccaACAAAGCAACTGATGAAAGAATGCTTCGTTTCTTCAGTGTAGGCAGATTTAGAGATAATACTGAGCTCCTCTTATTTAATACCATAAAAAGATTACATTTTAAGAtattatctaaaatgaaaaactagatTTGGGTCAGGCTGATGAAACTACTGTAATAAAAAGTTAATGCGAGTTCCAAATTAGAAATAGCAAAAATCgggaggcacctaggtggctcagtcagttaattgtctgactcttgatttcagctcaggtcatgatctcaaggttgtgagatcaagtcccaaatgAGGCTTTAAGctcacagagagtctgcttgagattttctctctctctccctctgcccctccccctactcatgtgtgctctcttgctctctaaaataagtaaataaaactttttttttttttaggattttatttattcatgagagacacagcgagaaagagaggcagaaacataggtagagggagaagcaggctccctgcatggagcccaatgcaagacttgattccaggaccctgggatcaggacctgagctgaaggcagatgctcaaacacttaGCAACCCAGccatcccaaataaataaatctttaaaaaaaaaaaaaaaaaaaaagggcagcccaggtgactcagtggtttagcgccgccttcagcccaaggcatgatcctggaatcctgagatcaagtctcatgtcaggttccctgcatggagcctgtttctccctctgcctatgtgtgtgtgtgtgtgtgtgtgtgtgtgtctgtgtgtctctcatgaataaataaagtctttaaaaaataataaaaaaagacatagcaAATAGTTTCTCTCTCATACAGAGTTGTCTGATCTGTTGGTAGTGACCACATACATGCTGTGATGAGAATGGTTCTGAGGTGGGACCAGTGTCAGAGAGAGCTCGAGCATCAATAACATGTATTCCACTGTAGGACAGTGACAAGACAACACGAGTGCCAAGGCCAttcctcttcttaaaaatgtattatgtggggatccctgggtggctcagaggtttagtttagcacctgccttccgcccagggagtgatcctggagacccgggatcaagtcccacatcaggctcctgcatggggcctgcttctccctctgcctgtgtctctgcctctctctctctctgtctctcatgaataaataaaatcttttttttaaagtgtgctaCGTGcattgcattttaaataattgacTATGAAGTATGTATATTACAAAAAGGTATGCAGAATATAATGAACACCTGTGTATCCTCCACTCAGCTTCAGAAATCAAATACTTCCAATATGATTGCGGCCCAGTATGAGTCTCCTTCTCTACTCAAATTTCTTCCTTACCTCAAAGTAACCACCATCTGAAGATGACATTtatcatctttattcattttgttacttgtaTTATATAGGCATACATCCCTATGTAATGtataattttgtatgttttacaCTGCATTAAAGTGGTGCTTGCTATATTCCTTTGCCACTTGCTTGTTTTGCTTAACATTGTATGTGGGATTCATCCATGCAGGTGCACGTGGACTTAGTTCATTCAACTTCACTGCTGTCAGGATTAATTTAAGTGGACCTACGTTGCTAGTGCCATGGACACCTGATAGAAGCAAAAGCTAATTCCCTCTGGAGAGATGCACCTTAAGTTAGGCTTCACTGGATCTCAGAGATTAAAATCcaaaattccaaaacaaaaacaataagcaGCAGAACTAGAATAATACAGATATAGgatataaatgaatctttaaaatcttaactctattaaataataaattataaaatatgaaaaaaatgattcactgatgaattttaaaaatgggagattAGGCAGCAAGAATTCTGGAAAGCTGGTGCTGGCAACAGTCTAGTTTAGCTTGTCTGCAAACAAAATAAGTGTGCTTAAAATATGATAcactgaaaattaataaaaataaagccagaagGCTCAAACATCTTACCTCTGAAAAATCATTCCTTTCTGCTTTTCGCACTGTGGACTCTGCCATCCAGTTCTTCAGCACATACCTCAGATTAACAGCTTAAGAGGGAAAAGTGTTTTGGAACGATGAATTACTAAGTCTGTTTGGGCCATATGAAATTATCCCTCacggaaccctgggtggcgcagcggtttggcgcctgcctttggcccagcgcgcgatcctggagacccaggatccaatcccacgtcgggctcccggtgcatggagcctgcttctccctctgcctgtgtctctgcctctctctctctctctctctctgtgactatcataaataaatttaaaaaaaaattaaaaaaaaaaagaaaagaaattatcccTCAAATTAGACAGGCTTTAAGAACTTTGCTGGGAggcacaaatgagaaaaaaaagatcgGCATCAATCAATTTTGATTGTTTATAAACTATGTACAGTGTCTATTATCTTATGGttcagaaaagattttatttattcatgagacacagagagaagcagagacataggcagagggaaaagcaggctccttgtggggagcccaatgtgggactcaatcccaagaacccaggatcatgacctgagccgaagggagatgctcaaccactgagtcacccaggtgacccagaaaACACTTTTTGAATGTTATGAGCAATactatttgctttttctcttcagtGTTTCATCATTACTTTGGTCTTTTCACCATGTTCGGTTCACTAAGCACTTTCTAAAGCGTGAAGAAAGTAGTGAATGCATCTGAATTGGCCTaagtggaggtggagggagagaagttGCTGCTTTTAACAACTTTAAGCTCAGAATAAAAGCCAGCTTACTAGGACTGCTTAATGTTAATGCTGCCAAGAGAAGAGCAACCGTGAAGGCCAAATGCAGGCAAAActctttataaatttatattttgatgtaaCCATGTgttttggcattttaaaagtattataatagggcatctgggtgactcagtggttgagtctgcttttggctcacattgttgtgatcctagggtcctaggatggagacctgcattgggctccctgcagggagtctgtttctccctctgcctatgtctctgcctctctctctgtgtctctcatgaataaataaaaaaaatctttaaaaaaaggaaagaaagaaacctggcAATGAAATACTGTTAAAACATACTGGAAATTTCAGCTACAAGCAGAAGTGCTTTGGAACAAGTTATAAATATACAAAGtactttgaaatcagaaaattacAGATCTGTTTTTAGGACTCTTTGAGGAGTTATCAAATTCTGTACATTTCTATCTAGTTGGGAGTTTTCTGTTCCTGGGTTATTTCTTTTGGCAATAAAATTTTAAGCAGTATATTAATGAGGATTATGTCCACCCACAAGTCCTGCCAGAGTTCCACGTAATGTGGGAATCCCAGATCCACTAGAGTGTTGACTACTTATGGGCAGGACTCAAATTTATCTTTGTAGTTTCAGCTTTAAACAATGTGACTGCACCGAAAAAGGGCCTATAATAAAGGCTTCGTATATGTTTCTGAATAAGCAAATCTAGTTCTGGAAAGATTTAAGACTATGTTTTACTGAGTACATCATAATATAAATGAAGCATGCCATTGTGATCACCCTATTGGAAAAGATTAATGTATCAGAAAGTCAGCAGACTCGATGGCCATAAAACACTGAACACTTCAAATATTAAATGCAGCTAATCTTTCATAGGCTGACAAACTGGAAAATGGTAgttctatttatcatttatataactcaaaaataaatctcattcttATTGTTAGctattaaaataagagaaaatttatttcaaatatatacatcttccattgttccttctgtctctctctctctctctctttttttttttttaatgttcaggaggaagaatgaagaagcaaatttttcttttactctattATTTACAAAGGGTCAGGTCTGAAATATCTATTTGGGGCCACAATTTAAATTTATACTATCACCTTGATGGAGAGCACTTTCGCCTTGATTCCCAAATGACCTTGCTTAATTTCTATGGAGAGTCCTCACCACACAAAGGAAATATCTCTGACTTGCAATTTACACTAGCATTCTCTCTGTGTTCCTTTCCAAAGGAAATAAGTTTGTGTTGAGCCAGTCCCAGTCTGGGCCAATTCATCCTCCATGATCAATGGCATGCCATTTGCAAGGTGGTAGATGGGGTGTGAACAAGGCCCAGGGTTGTATTTTCCAATGAGGCTCAAGCCCAAGATTTGAGCTCTAAAACCCTAAGGATACACGTAAAGATTCTTCTGAGCACATGCCACAAATTCACTACTGGGCACAAAGAAAGCAGAATTACACTGATGCATTTTCAGAATTACAATCAAGTTTGTTCTATTGCAGATACAACTGTTttagggcttttaaaaatatccccctAGCAATATAAACCCAGTCGTATAAGGCTGGAACTATAGTGGCTGTCTTCAGTGCACAGTCTTGACAGTTATCAAaggtatttattaaaattttagcaTGATCTTGGGCTGGGTGGGCACAGTGTGACATAGAAGAGAAGTGATCAATGGCCTCTGGTGGCTTAGGATCACAGAGTTATTTGGagggttaaaaataataaattttacagttttaaaaaaattctcatcttTGATGTTCCCATTGCTTGCAACTTGGagcatttacaaaaaaatttttttgaagtatatcTTCCCCTggaatgcctggctggttcagctggtagagcatgtgactcttgatcaaaGGCTTATGacttcaagccctacattggatgtagagcctacttttaaaaaacaaacaaaaaggcagcccctatggctcagcggtttagcaccacctttggtctagggcgtgatcctggagacctgggatcga is drawn from Vulpes lagopus strain Blue_001 chromosome 8, ASM1834538v1, whole genome shotgun sequence and contains these coding sequences:
- the LOC121497492 gene encoding protein adenylyltransferase SelO-like; this translates as MNDSDSERRKRMTTVNLRYVLKNWMAESTVRKAERNDFSEVHLLQHVLHPFQRHSAAEKASYSSPTPSWAKDLRVSCSS